In a single window of the Anguilla rostrata isolate EN2019 chromosome 4, ASM1855537v3, whole genome shotgun sequence genome:
- the LOC135253943 gene encoding anionic trypsin-2-like: MPCFTEKTCVVLGTLDITEGKNIQRFTVKSRIKHQEYKKVNLGNDIMLLKLSKKVKLGKNVKSVKIPIKDKPIGPNTKCIVAGWGSTGTARSVTDLRVVSVSTIDLGICREQWEKKLPANIICAGGYKTESGACQGDSGGPLVCSKEAVGIVSFNYKKNCTYPNRPNVYTQISKFLPWIKKYIKNIP; encoded by the exons ATGCcatgttttacagaaaaaacatgTGTGGTTCTCGGCACCCTTGACATCACGGAGGGAAAGAATATTCAGAGATTCACTGTGAAGAGCAGAATAAAGCACCAAGAATACAAAAAAGTGAATTTGGGCAATGACATCATGCTGCTGAAG CTatcaaaaaaagttaaattaggCAAAAATGTAAAGAGTGTGAAAATTCCGATCAAGGATAAACCCATTGGTCCGAACACAAAGTGCATCGTGGCTGGCTGGGGCTCAACTGGGACTGCAAGGTCCGTCACCGACCTTCGCGTTGTTAGCGTGTCCACCATTGACCTTGGCATCTGCAGGgaacagtgggaaaaaaaactgccagcGAATATAATCTGCGCTGGAGGGTACAAGACTGAAAGTGGGGCGTGCCAG GGAGACTCAGGGGGTCCACTGGTGTGCAGTAAAGAAGCAGTGGGAATTGTTTCCTTCaactataaaaaaaattgcacctACCCAAATCGGCCCAACGTTTATACTCAGATCTCAAAGTTCTTGCCCTGGATCAAGAAGTACATCAAAAACATTCCTTAG
- the LOC135252320 gene encoding LOW QUALITY PROTEIN: granzyme A-like (The sequence of the model RefSeq protein was modified relative to this genomic sequence to represent the inferred CDS: substituted 1 base at 1 genomic stop codon) has protein sequence LALFLEQRKTAVQKSKEVQWIPLPEKDFFXIEPKTLCSVAGRGYTETNGHVSSRLLEVNMSVVDKAVCQNKWIGISKMMCVGGSVDNRGFCKSAKKRWRNEDITPRMMCAGGSADKRGFCQGDSGGPLVCSGLAVGIVSFNYKKNCTYPNRPNVYTQISKFLPWIKKYINNTSLSFLKR, from the exons ttggctctgttcCTGGAGCAGCGCAAGACTGCAGTTCAGAAGAGCAAAGAAGTGCAGTGGATCCCCCTGCCtgagaaagattttttttaaatagagccCAAAACGCTCTGCAGTGTGGCAGGACGGGGATACACCGAAACGAATGGGCACGTAAGCTCACGCCTTCTGGAAGTCAACATGAGTGTCGTGGACAAAGCGGTGTGCCAAAATAAGTGGATCGGCATATCCAAGATGATGTGTGTCGGGGGAAGTGTTGACAACAGAGGATTCTGTAAG AGTGCCAAGAAACGGTGGAGGAATGAAGACATCACGCCCAGGATGATGTGTGCAGGGGGAAGTGCCGACAAAAGAGGATTCTGCCAg GGAGACTCAGGGGGTCCACTGGTGTGCAGTGGACTAGCAGTGGGAATCGTTTCCTTCaactataaaaaaaattgcacctACCCAAATCGGCCCAACGTTTATACTCAAATCTCAAAGTTCTTGCCCTGGATTAAGAAGTACATCAACAACACTTCTTTGTCTTTCTTGAAACGTTAA